One genomic region from Oncorhynchus gorbuscha isolate QuinsamMale2020 ecotype Even-year linkage group LG13, OgorEven_v1.0, whole genome shotgun sequence encodes:
- the LOC123993951 gene encoding olfactory receptor 52E4-like encodes MDNNMSLPSHILHIQGFQLPQTFMYPIFFSLLFVYLALLVSNIGFLVAIITERSLHQPMYILFCNLSVNDLIGNTVLLPRLMADIVSTERFITYSQCVAQAFFSHTFGSASHMILIIMAFDRYVAICYPLRYTSIMTTKTVVTLSVSAWGASLVLVSVLLGLTIRLSRCSSIIQNAYCDNASLFKLSCENVSINNIYGLFFTVLLFTSSMGSIAVTYFRIAVICWTKKSKELNNRALQTCASHLVVYLIMLWSGFLTIILHRFPDYPYLRKLAYILFHVVPANLNPIIYGLQTKSLKQKIIQLLSRKVTHS; translated from the coding sequence ATGGACAACAACATGTCATTACCAAGCCATATCCTTCACATCCAGGGTTTTCAATTGCCACAGACATTCATGTATCCAATTTTTTTCTCCTTGCTGTTTGTCTATCTCGCCCTCCTTGTGTCTAACATAGGATTCCTGGTCGCCATCATCACAGAGAGAAGCTTGCACCAACCAATGTACATCCtcttctgtaacctgtctgtaaatgATCTGATTGGCAACACTGTCTTGTTACCTCGCCTCATGGCTGACATTGTTTCAACTGAGAGGTTTATCACGTACAGCCAATGCGTTGCTCAGGCCTTTTTCAGTCACACGTTTGGATCAGCCTCACATATGATACTGATCATTATGGCCTTTGACAGGTATGTGGCCATTTGTTACCCGTTAAGGTACACGTCCATAATGACAACCAAAACTGTAGTTACGCTgtctgtgtctgcttggggggctTCCCTTGTGTTAGTGTCTGTCCTACTGGGTCTCACCATACGGCTTTCCCGATGCAGTTCAATCATTCAGAATGCTTATTGTGACAATGCATCATTGTTCAAGCTATCCTGTGAGAACGTTTCAATCAACAACATCTATGGACTCTTTTTCACTGTGCTGCTCTTTACTTCATCAATGGGAAGCATCGCTGTCACTTATTTCAGGATTGCTGTGATTTGCTGGACCAAGAAGAGCAAAGAGCTGAACAACAGAGCGTTGCAGACCTGTGCAAGCCACCTGGTGGTGTATCTCATTATGCTGTGGAGTGGGTTTCTAACCATCATACTGCATCGCTTTCCAGACTATCCATATTTGAGAAAACTGGCTTACATTCTATTTCATGTTGTCCCTGCTAATTTGAATCCAATTATCTACGGCTTGCAAACAAAGTCATTGAAGCAGAAAATTATACAATTACTCAGCCGGAAAGTTACACACTCTTAA